A region of the Dasypus novemcinctus isolate mDasNov1 chromosome X, mDasNov1.1.hap2, whole genome shotgun sequence genome:
CTGAAGGGGCATGTTGAGTTGGGGGCATTGGGGGGAACTCACCCACCATCCAGTCCATCTCCTCCACGTTATCTCCATATAAGCCATGTCGGCTTCTCCCAAGAAAGTGGTTGGTTGTTGGAAGAGGTGTGTGGACTTGCAAAAgtgaaaggaagaggaggaaaggtCTCTGTTTGTTTCTGAAAGAAACAACATCCAGACATAAGATCATTAGGCATTCTAGTTTAAAAAGTGGTCAAAATATGTTTAGACAGTTGGAAACCACTTTCTTTAAAAGAACTTCAGCTAGAATAGAGATATTCTCAAGTAAGACACTTCAGTTCTTGGAAAAGTCTTCAGATCCAGTGATAATAGGTCAACTCTAATTGCAGaaccttcttctctgtgtgtgtgaatgGATGGATTCCTATAGTTGGATTACTCAACTGGACTCAGAGATAGCGTTTATAAGTTTAATACATGAAGAGTTATAAACTATACATTCTCCTGGCATTTAATTAGTTCAATACTCTTAAAACCCACTTCTTGGGCTTGTGTCCTTATGTTTCCAATAGCTTCTTGACATGATGATCTGAAGTTAGAAGCAACTTACAAAGAATGATATCAATAGAGCCAGCAGAACTAATCATAAGTTGAGGGAATTGAgaggtttttttccccaataagGACATATAAGATAGCAGGAGGTATCTGTTTGTGGAAATACACCAGAAGGGataaaaaaatgctgtgtgaggagggaattattttattaaattatacctGAACGTTTTCTCATGTGATGTAAGCACAAGATAAGTGATCATTAAAGAAAATCCAACATGTATGCAGATTATTTCTACAGTAAAACGTACTCAGTTTAAACATACTTATTTGTATTTCAGATTCAAAGTATATAAGCAAATTATGATCAGAAATGACAGAATTACCAAGCATACTAAAGAATCAATAATgattttaacactttaaaattaaCCTTTAGAATAGGTAAGTATATTtatatgtaattatttatttgcaaataaaatatcTCTTGAAATATTCTCATAGACCTGATCAAGGGATTGCCTTTGGAGAGGAGAATGTGTGGCTGGGGTCTGAGGAGGGAGATATTTGACTGTGCTTATTTCTAGACCTCTCAATTTTGAGGCATATAGAATATACCATTCctctttaagaaataaatacaaaattttaccagtaaaaataatttagaagagCATTTCTGAGTATCCTCTTGGTAGAAACATTCtgtatcattttaaaatgaaactatCTACCTATTACACCTGCACCTCCAGGCAATATGATGTACACTTGAACGCAAtccttattttcttaaaaatcattttccaaataCAAGGTGGATGTTTTCAAATAACATGCCATtatattttgtgattttcttaagaaaaaaaaaaaaacatgattaatTGGTGGAAAATAACCGATCCAAAAAGTATTTGTCTGGACTCCCATGAAACCTGGATGATCAGAATGTTCATAGGTTTTCTTCAGTCAATTTCCAGAGACCAGGAGGACAGAGAATAAATACAGGTGAGATTTAGCTGTTTTGGAGATCATGCAAAGAGTTACAATCAGAAAGAAAAttgttcactttagaagaaaagaaatgaaatattacaAGGGTCAACTGTTATACACTCAGCAGCATCCTCTTTTCCACCTAAATCCTGAATCCTTGAGAAATAATATAAGTAAGGTAGATGGAAGGTGAAACGTCATTTACATACTGATATAAGCTAGATTGAGGGTATAGCCTAGTTGAGGGCTGAAAATGAGCCTCCTACCTGAACATCAAGACTAGGCAAATTTATGCACCAACTTACAGAAAGTTGGACTCTGGCAATGGGAAGAAGCTTGATTGCTAAATGTGTAGTAGGGAAAACGTATATCTATAGGAAGCCTGGTTTCTAAAGTGGAAGGGGTTGTGAGCCAAGCAGGTGCAGCTAATTCTTCTCAATTTTGTCAATCAAAGAGGAGACTTCATTCTCCCTGGAGTGAGTATAAGGTAGAGAGATGAGGGATTGCATTAACTGAGCTTCTTTCCGATGGAAAGAAACATGAGGAATTGAGGGGAAAACTTTTTCCCAACATTCTCACCCTTCTAGGACCTCCCTCTCTCATAGGATGTCTTGAGAAGGCATATGGGAAATCTTCTGTAAATGTCCAGGTGTTTATAAAGAAGGTCTGTCACCACCGTggcaaaaaatttatttttctaaattctctGAAATTAGGGTGTAACTTAAATCGATGGCGTTTTAATGGCTGTCACGTGGAACACACTCATGATAAGTTGGGGTTGCCTGAGTCCAAAACAAAATGGAAACcaatactttatggcctggtatctgtaagctcctatcccaaataaataccctttataaaagccaaaaaaaaaaaaaaaaaaaagaagggaaaatattcTCCCTTGCGTTCCCACTTAATAAATGGAATTCTTGTTGTCGGTCACTACCTTTCAATGAATGAGAGTGCCTCCCTCAACAGGAGAGACGTCGTTCTCTCTAACGCCATTGACTGCTCGCGGACTTCGTGATTTCTCATCAACATGCAGTTCCAGTGCCTCACGAATCCGTAGCTGGAGTACCAGGAGAGGAAAAAGACGAGCAGGAGAACGGCCAAGCCGCCGATAGCTTTCCACGGGATGGGGAGGGAGTGAGCGAGCTTGCCAAGAGCCAGGAGGAGCACCAGAAGGGTTAGCACGCACGTGTAAAACCAGTTCTCAGCTCTCACGGCTTGGCCTAGTTCACTGTGTTGACCTCCACACTCCAGCATCAGTGTAAGAGGCATGCCGTAAAAATAGTCGAATCCGTGGCGGAGAGGGTGATGGCAGTGGTCATCGCGGGTTTCACAGCTCACGCCCAAATGCCACTTCCCTGGGCCCAGAAGGAACAGTTTAAGATGACCAGACATTGAAAGGCGTTTGTCCAATGGTTAAATCGAGACAATCCTTTGCTACATTGGAAACCATCGTAGGACGTTGGAGAAGTCCCATTTCTGACAAGGTTCTCCAGTTTTGTTCCATGGCTTGCAGAAGCCTTACTTATGGTGATCCTGGACCTCTATGCACTAAGAGAGCAAACTGAGGAGAGAGATGTGCACCCTGAGATGCTTTGGGGGAAACGCTCATGTGTTAGGGTTCAATATAAAAACATGAAGCTTCTTATTCTACTCACTTGACTCTACGTGAAATACGTTCATCTTGGACAAGAGTTCTACACAGATTCTCACATAAACTTGCAACTGACTCAGGGTCTGATTTGTATTATAAGAACATTCTGGATTCAGTGTGCTGGTTTCCATTTGTGTAGCACATGATCATTTTATGGTAAGCCGTTATTGCACCTGCACGTTCTAACACCTCTCTCAGATGGATGACAACGGTTGCCTCCCTTTACAGAGGAAGAACCTGAGGGTCTGAGAGGCCACCAGTCCAGAAATGGAAGCTGGTTTTCTAACATCATGCCTTGAGCTCAGAGGCTTCTGTAGAATTAAAcgcctgtgttttccttttccttaaggATGCTACAATGGATTTATTACGTCTAGTGGAAACCATTCAAAATTCCCCGACAACTGTACCTACTTTTGGGGACATCCTGATATTCAGTTTCTCCCTCTCAGAATTGGAATTGATTTAACCTGTAGAAGACCTATATCTTGGAAATGATTTATGTCTGGTAGGAAAGATACCCACAAGGCTATGGTTTTTATCATCTGTAGAACATTAACCAGTTTTGTATCTAACTTTGCAATCTCCTATGAACATTCTTTCTCTCCATAGATTATATATTCTCTAATTGCTACCAAATTCCTTTTCAGCTCTATGGAATTCTATACTCTCCttaactctttctttttgttgctagaTTTACCATCCTGCTGGCTCTTCTTTGTAAAACATGTAAAAAGTTTTCAACTTTGAAATTCATAGTATGCTGGCTTTCCGTTTCAAAAGCAGCTGTTTTATACCACACGCTCATTACCTCTAATTGGTATCACTTCTACAACTCCCTCACTATATCAGGAAACTTCTCTACCTCCAAGGTATCACAGTAATCTTATCTCCTTCCAGCTTCAAAAGCACCCAATGACTTCCTAATTTAAACCAGAGCTTGTTAGCTTGGAAACCAAGATTCCTTTTAATTACTACCCCTCTCCTTCCAATTTCACATCTTACAGTTTCCATAAAAAGCTGCTCTTTCTGAGCTCTCCTGAATCTGGAAAGCTTCTCATCTACTCATACTGTTTCCTCTACTTTCAAGGGTATTCCACCTCATCCTATCTCAATCCCATGTCCTTTAATCCTTAATGCTCTTAGATGCAGTCCCTCAACAAAACTTCCCAATTTCTGCTGTATTTTAAACTGCACCATCATAGCCTCAGTACTTTCTCATCTATGTCATTTCTTTTGAACCTGAAGCTTTTAAGAGCAGAAgatatttctcccatattttTTTTACTCTTCATAAATCCATTTTAGTCCTGGAAACATATTAGGTAACCTGGTGATACCAAAGAAATAGTTTCAAGCTTCATAAATCAAAAGGATGGGGTATTAGATCAGTATATTTCTAGTGGAGATAGAAACTTTGGGGACTTTCTTTTTCACTGCTCAGTAGGACTTTTTCTGTTGAAAGTCCATAGTGTTACACTTGTTATAGTTGGATAATTCCATTTCAAATATCTAGAACACCAAGACAACCAGTGATTTTGATGAAACACCAGTGTAGATCCAAAAGTTTCATATCATTTCAAAAGTTTTGTCCTTTAGATTTACATCCAAGGCTTAATTAAACTAGCGCAGTTGCAAATACTGATACATAAACACACCAGGTCAAAATTCAGGCGAGGTCTGCCTGAAGAGATCCATTgagaccaatttctctttatttagaATGCATTTACCCACTCTTGATATAACTTCCAGAAGTGTCTAAATGCTCTATGGTATCACTTGCCCTCACCGTGTTCAAGTAGCGATTTGGTAATAATTCCCTTTGCTAGTCTATATTTGAAATGTGATGGCAAAGAGCAACTACAAGAGCATTTTGGCTCTCGCAGTGGAGTACCTACCCACCAGACCCGTGGCATAGCCTCGTTGCTGCAGTATCTTGGCGAACGTGGTTTCATTGGGAGGGAGCCCCCCAGAGGCAGCTGTCCAACGTAAAACTCGGGCTTCACTTTCTGAGGCCATCCCTGAATTTGGGGACAAAGGTAGACAACGGAAAGTGAAGGCATCGTGCTTCAGCTCCCTTCCTTTAAATTTCCAGCCTTTGGCATAAAGACCGATGACTCTAgatatcttttttgtttattatattatGATCACGGAGCCTTGTCCAGTGATCTACACCAGAATGTTAATTGTCGTTCTCAGTGATGGGTTTTGGAGCCAGGAGAATTGAGGGGTGTCCGTTGTCTCTGCCTGCCCAGAAGGCAGTTCCCCTTTCCATGCAATGGCACCTGGTTTCTTTGGAAGCTCACGGCTCCCACTGTAGGCTCACGTGGTTTGGGTGAAACTGAGCCATGGTCACTGAGTAGGGGATTTGAGGCCACAGAGAATGGCTGAGGGAATGCAGGCACTCAAGTTTATTCTAAGGGACTTGATCCTGTGACGTTGAAGTAGCTAAGCATGCCTTTCCTCCATGACTTTGAAGTGGGCAGATAAAGAACCCTGTCTTGGCTGGTGACCATATCTGGCCACCTTGAGGGAAGGGCTTTCCCTAGGAAAAAAGCCAACCCAACACAGACCAGAGTTAAGAGGTGGGGAGATCCTTGAATCCCTGGTAATCCAGGCTAGAAATGTGCCCAAGAGTTTTAGTTGCACTGACTCACAGCTACCTGCACCCAATAGCTACCTGTATCCAAACCCCCATTTCCTTTCATGTGTTTAACATACTCTGTAGGCTGGATAATGGTACGCCAAAGAAGACAACATCCGTATCTCAATAATCTGCTTGTATGCTGCTTTgtgtggcaaaagggactttgcagatgtgattaagttaaaggGCCTTGAGATGGGAGATTAGCCTGGATGGGTGGGATGAATGAATTCACAAGCATCCTTATAAGACAGGCAGGGGGGTCATTTATAGAGAAAGAGATGTGGAAatggaggcagaggagagagagttGAAGATGTTATGCTTCTGGCAGAGGAAGGGTCTGTGAACCAAGGAATGCAggtagcctctagaagctggaaaaggcaagaaaacggACGCTCCCCTGAAACCCCCAGAAAGGAACATGATTCTGTCAACACCTCGATTTTATGCTTCTGCCTTTCTTccgaaaataagaaaataaagaagaagaaaaaacccCACTAAGTTAGCagcatttgttacagcagctataGGGAACTAATACAGACAATTTGTCTCGAGTTTTCTGTTGCTTGCAGCTTTAAAATCCTAACACAGACAGCAAACTGTGAAGGGGAAGAATGGGACAGACCGCAGTGTGTGATGGGCTGTGctaacaaaatgaagaaacatgTTACATTTAGTCAACCTGTGACTCTCTTACAAGACAGTTGGAAGAGAAATCCATGAAATGGAAATCAATTGCCAAGTGCAGTGTAACGCGCAGACTGTGGGACCTGTCCATTTGTTGGTAGAAAAATGGAGTGAATGATCTTTGCTTGAACACGGTTAGTGTTTAACTCAGCTgctgtgttggagatttgggcctgaagggtatcgggaacgaaagaaagagaaaagggagagtgaaagagaaagaaggaaagaaagaaagaacgagagagctgggatcagggcatctgtgagtagagactcatcagacaactttattgtttacaaggggctctctatataccccagtctatgtgagaacaagcagcaacacatagttaactatcagcattactcatagtctaaggaattcaaaaaaatcttatctcaaggtacaaagtctaagtgttctatttactacaaaaggtatgtgctcatcttttctttcagcctttaacagctttatcctgtttgccaggaactcttaattaacgcattccttaggttgcaagcatagccatggagacaacgcctctccttgtgaggctacggtgcctcagtttccaacactgcTGGGCTTTGCTAGCCCTGAATCCTTCTGCCCTCTATGccttgtttcctttcttcttctgatCTCCAGAATCTTGGCTAGAGACTCCACCACCTCCACTGCCTTCAACTGATTCCAAGGGGTCCCTTCCTTTTGCTCTCGGACCCTTTGAAGCACTGGCATGGATTCCTAATGTCTACTCAGAAAATATCCAAGTTTTCTGCCCAAAATGGGGGCTCTGTTCACCAGTCCCACCCTGAGATCCTGCTTCTTCTGAACCAACTTGTGTGGATGGCGATGGTCTGAGTAAAGAAGGAGAAACATCTACATTACCTGGAAGGCATATGGGGAGCCATCTTATTAGGATAAGATCAAATACTTAAAAACCTGATCGGATCGGGTATCTTCCCGTCAAGAAGGCAGCCCTGCTTGGGGTGCAGAGGGAAGCAGCCGCCAAGTGTTGGGTCAGACGGACGCCTTCCCGTGCAAGCCGATCAATATTGGGGGTCCTGAAATAAAGAGGTGACAGCGAATGAGAAACACAGTTGGATTCTGAAGGCAATGACCCACACGGCCAGGGGGCACCGTGGGGGGAAAGTAGATCTCCATGGCCAAGTACAGCCGAGCTCCCTGACATCCCGCTGAGGAGGGAAACAAGGGCCATCTTTATATCAGTTATTCTTACCAAACTGGCCACTCGGAAAGAGTTTTTCTCTGCTCAGACTTCCTTTCCCACTCAGTTTTAGTGTCTGTAGCCACCCACCTGCCTGGTGTTGGATTTCCAAACTTTACGATGCCTATGCAAAGAAAATTGGCTCCAAAGAGTAGATGTAAGACTTGCAAAAGATGCAGTTTCAGAGACATGGAAAGAATGTCTGAGAACCGCTCAGCTTTCGCCCGAAAGCAGCATTTGGTGATGAACAGAAATATGGATGCCTTTCAACAGGCAAACAATTGAAGAAGAAACTAGCCACAAAAATGTTGGCACCGTAGGGGcttcaaaaaagaacaaagcccagtggttagggcgtccgtctaccacgtgggaggtccgcggttcaaaccccgggcctccttgacccgtgtggagctggcccatgcgcagtgctgatgcgcgcaaggagtgccgtgccacgcaggggtgtcccccgcgtaggggagccccacgcgcaaggagtgcgccccgtaaggagagccgcccagcacgaaagaaagtgcaacctgcctaggaacggtgccacacacacggagagctgacacaacaagatgacacaacaaaaaagagacacagattcccgtgctgctaatgacaacaaaagcggacaaagaaagaggcagcaaatagacacagagaacagacaaccagggtgggggtgggggaaggggagagaaataaataaataaatctttaaaaaaaaaagagcaaagcatTATGAAGTCCCTTGGAAAACTGATAGAATCTTACACATCTTTGCAAAATGACTTGCTTTAGGAACTTGCTGAAGCTTCAATCACGACGGGAAATATACCGTATTGAGTTTTTGTTGATGAACATATGCCTAAAATAGCAAACCTTGTTTAATCCTGGACTCATCGGAAGAATTTCCATATGATAACAATGACAAACTAAAGTTTGTTCGATGTAAGCCAAAACAGACTAATTTTCTGAGAAATAGTTTGCGTTTTTTAGAAAATTGGAGGATGAAGTTTGTTACGGACTTTTTTCAGCCTTTACTATCAAACATCTATTTCCTTTGGCGATGGATTACGTCCACTGTCCATTTTCGTATGAAGCGTAGTTTTCAGTCAAGGAGTACTTCCACAGGGAAGAAAGGAAGTCAGAGTTGAAATACCTGGTTTAAACACCTCCTTACACTCAGCAGAGTGAGTGGGCTAAGTTATTTGACAGTTAGTATGCATTTCTACAATGTATGGATACTACCGAGTACTTCTCAAAGTGGTTTGGATTTTTCAGATAATGGGTGTGAAGGCCACATGCAAAGGACCCAGCAAACAACAGTtgaatataaatttgaaaaaaaaaaaaacaattaaaaaacaatttccaACCAGAATGGACAAGTCATTCACGTGGAATGTTGACCTTACCCTCTTGGGTAGTTGTGTAGCATTTCTGGTTTGTCCCATGGAGAGCAGAGTGGACAGGTAGTTTTCCACTCTTCCATCCCAGACTTTACCATGGGAACCTTGTAGGAAACAGGATTTCAGAGCTGGATGGGGTCTTATGGAGATCCTGAGCAAGCCTCCCTCTCACAGATGGAAAACCCATGACTCGGATTTGGCCTCCCTCTCCCATCCCAGGACTTTTTAACTGTTCCTGATCTGGGTGCCCAGAAATGATCACACGAAAATGATCATTTGGGAGCCTCCTTATAAAGCGTGAAGGGACGGCAAAATCCATTGAgagggaagtgcatgtggctcaagcaattgggctcccatctaccacttGGGAAATCCAGGGTTTgaaggagagctggtgcaacaaggtgatgcaacaaaaagagacacaggagagagacaatgagagacaaagtgaaatagggagctgaggtggctcaagtgatggcatgcctctttcccactttggaagatcccaggattggttcctggtgcctcctcaagagaagacaagaagagaagacacaaacagacacagaagagcatacagagaatggacacagagagcagacagtgagtgcaagtggcaagggggggaataaataaaataaaccttttttaaaaaaatccattgatttttttctccattctggTTTACAACTTCAATACACAACACACTTGGTGTTCAATAATCACATCAAACATTCTCCTTTATTGTAATCAGTAAATGCAAGCTGCTCAGCTTTGCAGATAAGTTGGGAGTTTGCACTCTTCCAGTCACCTTACCAGATTTCTACATTTTAAAGCATCAGTATCACAGCTCAAATGTGTTACCAAAGAGGCGACTGATTGTCAGAAAGGTCCCCCAAGTACAAAACACCCTAAATGGCTTCTCGCATTTTTCATGAGCAAATGGATATGTTTGTTCTAATTTGAAAAGGTTCCGAATACTCCTGGGTGAACTATAATCAGTGCATGCTTCTATAACCAAGGCATTCATTTAAAGGCATTATTCTAAAGACAATGcatttgacccttttatttggtTCTAGAAGACGTGATTTATGAAAAACCGACCAAATCATTTCCCTCTGTGGAATGACATTCAACCTGAGTCTTTCACCCAAAGCCAAGATGGTGCCAATGACAAGGTCATGTGCTGATAAAGGTGAAGGTTATGGAAAAGCCAACTTCCCATTTGCTACTGAAGTTCTTTGGGCTCTTTGGATGCATGCAGATGAAGGTACAGTAAGTACTAAAGGCCTCAGAATTTGTTGAAAGTCTAATTAGTTCTTTATCATGGCACGCCTGAAACCACAAAAAAAACTCTCAAAAGTTGAAATTCACGTATGGATTTGGTAAAATAAGCAAACCAGAGAATGAACGTTTActccaatttaaaataaaatctcctCCGTtgacacatgcacaaacacagcACACACTGCTCTCTTTAAAGCAAAACATGCACGTTAGGAACCAAATATCTCTCACAAAATACAGGTTTATATGTGGTAACGCAGTCAAGTTATCTTATTGACAATAGAGCTGGACTCTTTAAACTCCATGATTCTTTCTTGATGCTGTGATATTTACCAGAACCTTCCCTTTAGCCAAGGGTAGGGGCAGTGGAGACAAATTCCTGCTGAATTTCTTTTGTGGCTTGTGTAAAGATCTGAGGTTATTGGGATTTTTTTTGTCAAATTCTacacaatttattcattttttaaaaaatattacattaaaaaaatatgaggtccccattcacccccaccgcccccaccccaccactccccccacagcaagactctcccccatcatcatgacgcatccattgcacctggtgagtacatctctgggcatcgctgcaccccatgtcccgtgttccacaccatagcccacaccctcccacgttccatccagtgggccatgggaggacatacagtgtccggcaattgtccctggagcaccacccaggacaactccaagtcccgaaaatgcctccacatctcatctcttcctcccattccctgcacccagcagccaccatggccactttctccacaccaatgccacattttctcgattattaaccacaatagttcatgaatagaatatcattaagtccactctaatacttactgtattcctccttcctgtggaccttggcttggttgtggtTATTGGAATTTAAGCAAATTCCAGCAAGTCTTTGAATTGCATATGAATTTTTTATGCGTGTTCTTGTACCAGTTTTATGAAATGTTTAACCCAGACCTACTATTTTAGGGAGAATACCATTTAATTATACCAAATAAGCCCTTACCTTAAAGTATCGTTTCCATAGCTGCTGACATCTCCAATTCCTAGGTCATCTGCCATTATCAGTAGAATGTTTGGTTGCGTGGGACTTGCCAAGCCTGTCTGGCAACCTAAGCAAAAAACCAGCATGAGTGGCCAGTAATCCCTGAAAAGAAAGACATGGTAGAAAACAGATCAGGGTATTTCCCCAGGGAGATCATTTAAAACGTACGCTTGTTTTTCACGGCCGCTGAATATCTGTATTGCAAAATTTAATTTCCAGTGATCCTCCGTGCCCTTCCTAACTGATCCTCAAATTTCACTGTGGGAGAAAGATGGCTTTCATTTTAAGTTTTAGCCACAAGTTTACTTTTGCTTTCCATTGAATGCTTTGGACGTAGGCCGCAGATGGTGCTGGCTTCGATCCCcggaacctcctaaaaataagtaaataaattaaaaaaaaaatttttttttaaagaattcctGAAAACggagtcaggaaaaaaatgagcaaaggatatCAGCAAGGAgataattttaacaaaatgtacCAGACATTAATAGGGCACATGAGCCCCTAGACTGAAAGGGAAGTGATGAGAATCTAgtctaagaagaaaaagagacatgCTGCAGGTGAGAGCACTAGTCAATCTCAGAAGCCCCAATATAAATGTATCTGGCACTACATTCTGAAAAGGGGTCCTtgggtttttacctgactggcaaaggggtccatggaacaaaaaatgttatatcaGGGGATATAGAAAGAAAAGGGTAGCTGGAAggagagacaaaaataaaatgcccCTGGGAAAGGAAATAGAGTGGGGAGGGGCAAGTTTATGAGGGTGATGAGAGTGGAGAAGATGACACGCTTGGTTTCATAAATGCTTGGCTGGTCATCCCTTGCTACTATCTCTGCGTGTTACTccagattaaaatgaaaactCCCCTTTCCCTAGCTGAGGCAGCCTTCTCTTTAAGTTcattaaaacagaacaaaaatgaGTAATGAAGCCTCCAGAGTTCCAAGTCCAAAAGACCCTAATGGCTGAATGGTGACAattacatccatctctctcttgAAAAACCACCACTTTCACCTCTTGCCAGGTTCTCATGAAATTTCCAGGGCTATCATCTGCTCATCAGAGCTCAGTGTGGGTATGTGCATTTCATAACACAAAGGTCATGGGTTGCATGTACTTGTGTGTAGCTTTCTCTTCCCAATAAATCCATCTTGGAAGTTCTGAAACCCTATTAGTATTAATAGGGGATTGAATCACATCTCCCCAAGAAGATTGTCC
Encoded here:
- the LOC101433208 gene encoding arylsulfatase H-like, whose amino-acid sequence is MNDRWNHRDYWPLMLVFCLGCQTGLASPTQPNILLIMADDLGIGDVSSYGNDTLRTPNIDRLAREGVRLTQHLAAASLCTPSRAAFLTGRYPIRSGMASESEARVLRWTAASGGLPPNETTFAKILQQRGYATGLVGKWHLGVSCETRDDHCHHPLRHGFDYFYGMPLTLMLECGGQHSELGQAVRAENWFYTCVLTLLVLLLALGKLAHSLPIPWKAIGGLAVLLLVFFLSWYSSYGFVRHWNCMLMRNHEVREQSMALERTTSLLLREALSFIERNKQRPFLLFLSLLQVHTPLPTTNHFLGRSRHGLYGDNVEEMDWMVGQVLETLDKEGLTNDTLVYFASDHGGFLEVHIEDTPLGGWNGIYKGGKGMGGWEGGIRVPGIFQWPGVLPAGRVIDKPTSLMDVFPTVVHLGGGQVPQDRMVDGQDLMPLLQGDMPHSGHEFLFHYCGSRMHAARWYQREGGRLWKAHFETPTFFPEGSVGCHTEDGLCPCHNGVVRHDPPLLFELSTDPSEAKPLSPALEPSFHSVVSRIKEAMWEHRKTLTPVPQQLSGPGNVWNPWLQPCCGTFPFCGCQESPCPHAEL